The following are from one region of the Gossypium hirsutum isolate 1008001.06 chromosome D03, Gossypium_hirsutum_v2.1, whole genome shotgun sequence genome:
- the LOC107908235 gene encoding heavy metal-associated isoprenylated plant protein 27, producing the protein MGFLDSVFEFFDCDWPSHKKLKKKILQTVEIKVKMDCEGCERKVKKSVQGMKGVTQVEVNPKQSKLTVVGYVDPDKVLERVRHRTGKKVEFWPYVPYDLVPHPYAPGAYDKKAPPGYVRNVVGDPQAGELARATSFEVKYTTAFSDENPNACVIM; encoded by the exons ATGGGTTTCCTTGATTCTGTCTTTGAATTCTTCGACTGTGATTGGCCGAGCCATAAAAAGCTCAAAAAGAAGATACTCCAG ACGGTGGAGATAAAAGTGAAGATGGATTGCGAAGGATGCGAAAGGAAGGTGAAGAAATCAGTGCAAGGCATGAAAGGGGTGACGCAAGTGGAGGTGAACCCTAAACAAAGCAAGCTCACGGTGGTGGGTTACGTGGATCCCGATAAGGTATTAGAACGGGTCAGGCATCGGACGGGGAAGAAGGTGGAGTTTTGGCCTTACGTGCCTTACGATTTGGTGCCGCACCCTTACGCACCGGGGGCGTATGATAAGAAAGCGCCGCCTGGGTATGTGCGGAATGTGGTCGGAGATCCTCAGGCCGGTGAGTTGGCCAGGGCTACCTCCTTCGAAGTGAAGTACACTACCGCGTTTAGCGATGAGAACCCAAATGCCTGTGTCATCATGTGA